In Microcaecilia unicolor chromosome 1, aMicUni1.1, whole genome shotgun sequence, the following are encoded in one genomic region:
- the LOC115465513 gene encoding uncharacterized protein LOC115465513 gives MLQRNNEIPSQGRLAIVNLSNYHLSEVEERVLSKGLTFVPTSRHFPFQFHVDFEKFIRSLQLRMFFKDFKSAFSDCVAKSTWIPPGPLNPALLIFKQLVLQDVEQLEVSQYRGRSNMSKEEFLAIQKLKNETSIVIRKADKGGAILVLNRTYYLDEIHQQLSDVNTYCKLREDPTFDVLIKIQELTNSAVQSGFLTKKECQFLCHLHPVTPILYTFPKIHKKLEAPSGRPIVSSRNLLLERICKYTDFSLRPLVQCIPAYIKDTSHFLQRMAGLCIEEKTLLVTLDVHSLYTSIPQAEVLEAVEGALETRP, from the coding sequence ATGTTACAGAGGAATAACGAGatcccgtcgcagggacgactcGCTATAGTAAACCTTTCCAATTATCATTTATCTGAAGTTGAGGAAAGGGTGTTATCCAAAGGACTCACATTCGTCCCCACCTCTAGACacttcccctttcagtttcatgtGGACTTTGAAAAATTTATCCGCTCTCTCCAACTCAGAATGTTTTTCAAAGACTTTAAAAGCGCTTTTTCTGATTGTGTTGCTAAAAGCACGTGGATACCTCCGGGTCCACTTAATCCTGCTTTATTGATCTTCAAGCAGTTGGTCCTTCAGGATGTGGAACAGTTGGAAGTTAGTCAATACAGAGGTAGATCGAATATGTCAAAAGAGGAATTTCTGGCGATACAGAAACTCAAAAATGAAACGTCTATAGTAATTAGGAAGGCGGATAAAGGGGGTGCCATTTTGGTACTCAACAGAACATATTATCTCGATGAAATACATCAACAGCTGTCTGATGTGAATACATATTGTAAATTAAGGGAAGATCCTACTTTTGATGTATTGATAAAGATTCAGGAATTGACCAATTCTGCGGTCCAGTCAGGTTTTTTAACTAAGAAGGAATGccaatttttgtgtcatcttcatcCAGTTACACCTATATTATATACTTTCCCCAAAATTCATAAAAAATTGGAGGCCCCTTCAGGCAGGCCTATAGTTTCGTCCAGAAATTTGTTGCTTGAAAGAATCTGTAAATATACGGATTTCTCTTTACGACCACTGGTTCAATGCATTCCTGCATACATCAAGGATACATCGCATTTTTTACAAAGAATGGCTGGTCTGTGTATTGAGGAGAAAACTTTGCTGGTTACTCTCGATGTTCATTCATTATACACATCGATCCCTCAAGCAGAGGTGTTAGAGGCTGTTGAAGGGGCTTTGGAAACACGGCCATGA